In one Gadus morhua chromosome 7, gadMor3.0, whole genome shotgun sequence genomic region, the following are encoded:
- the LOC115546930 gene encoding RNA-binding protein 4 → MSDNVKLFVGNLPLDATHDELNKLFSPHGEVNTCSLLRQYAFITLKGEGAADRAIRHLDGKEYRGRPLVVEESRARPPNSTKVFVGNLSSTCTADDLHGLFQSFGRVLDCDKVKARLCSNAGYAFVHMERKEEALLAIDGLNGTMYKGRQLSVELSKAQPLINQLANLDAANLAASMAGGGPREGLLPRPASSLEHHQSQAAILAAAAAAAAGLPIQVQQSVHNSFYNTTSFDPTYTALKGLTSARSADGVNPAIYGALASQVYGSVADQVYDDVANHDTSALEADNQSSTDPSALFEAARAKFFQQGQKVLAEQQAGRKSGTMTASDRDRSPIRGNRAPLLPDPVPGSLGQGRSKRRALLPTPPGGPELPTDTTTPAAAEGAADPIARCYAEYYQQMQQYQQYQQYQQQYQYLQYAYTNPPPPPPPPPPAPPASGQAAAGYPQGSAPAGAPPGAAYGAATTYGAPVSYDAGSAGYGPPGTYDAAAVASGGYEASAASYAATGAYDGYGAGGAYPAAGNYSASRPYEQTPAHGQTQRHDYPYHHTPEPPYR, encoded by the exons ATGAGTGACAACGTCAAGTTGTTTGTGGGGAACCTACCATTAGACGCAACCCATGACGAGCTGAACAAGTTATTCTCTCCTCATGGGGAGGTCAACACCTGCTCTCTCCTGAGGCAGTATGCGTTCATCACGTTGAAGGGCGAAGGCGCAGCGGACAG GGCCATCCGGCACCTTGATGGGAAAGAGTACAGAGGCAGgcccctggtggtggaggagtcaCGGGCACGCCCACCAAATTCCACCAAGGTGTTTGTGGGGAACCTGAGCTCAACATGCACCGCCGATGACTTGCATGGGCTGTTCCAGTCGTTTGGGAGGGTCCTGGACTGTGACAAAGTGAAAG CAAGGCTGTGTTCCAATGCGGGCTATGCGTTCGTTCACATggagcgaaaggaggaggcctTGCTGGCCATCGACGGGCTCAACGGGACCATGTACAAGGGGCGGCAGCTCTCCGTGGAGCTCTCCAAGGCCCAGCCCCTGATCAACCAGCTGGCCAATCTGGATGCAGCCAACTTGGCAGCGAGTATGGCAGGAG GTGGTCCCAGAGAAGGCCTTCTCCCCAGACCGGCCTCTTCACTAGAGCATCACCAGAGCCAGGCGGCTATCTTGGCCGCTGCTGCAGCTGCCGCCGCTGGACTGCCTATTCAG GTTCAGCAGAGTGTCCACAACTCGTTCTACAACACCACGTCGTTCGATCCCACCTACACCGCCCTCAAGGGCCTCACCAGCGCCCGATCGGCGGACGGGGTAAACCCTGCCATATACGGGGCCCTGGCCAGCCAGGTGTACGGCTCAGTGGCCGACCAGGTGTATGATGATGTGGCCAATCATGACACCTCGGCGCTGGAGGCGGACAACCAGTCCAGCACCGATCCTTCAGCGCTGTTTGAGGCGGCGAGAGCCAAGTTCTTCCAGCAGGGCCAGAAG GTCCTGGCGGAACAACAGGCCGGAAGGAAGTCTGGCACCATGACGGCAAGCGACCGGGACCGTAGCCCGATCCGAGGAAACCGAGCCCCGCTGCTGCCCGACCCGGTGCCGGGTTCCCTGGGGCAGGGCCGCTCCAAACGGCGCGCCCTCCTGCCCACGCCTCCCGGTGGGCCCGAGCTccccaccgacaccaccacgCCCGCGGCCGCAGAGGGGGCTGCGGACCCCATCGCCAG GTGTTACGCAGAGTACTACCAGCAGATGCAGCAGTACCAGCAGTATCAGCAGTACCAACAGCAGTACCAGTACCTCCAGTACGCCTACACCAAccctccgccgccgcccccacccccgcccccggcccctccgGCTAGCGGCCAGGCCGCGGCGGGCTACCCCCAGGGCTCGGCCCCGGCCGGCGCTCCACCCGGCGCCGCCTACGGCGCGGCCACCACCTACGGCGCCCCGGTGAGCTACGACGCCGGCTCGGCGGGATACGGGCCGCCCGGGACCTACGACGCGGCCGCGGTGGCTAGCGGCGGCTACGAGGCCTCGGCGGCCAGCTACGCGGCCACGGGGGCGTACGACGGTTACGGCGCGGGGGGAGCCTATCCGGCGGCCGGGAACTACTCGGCATCCAGACCGTATGAGCAGACACCCGCACACGGGCAAACCCAGCGCCACGATTACCCTTACCATCACACGCCAGAGCCCCCTTACCGATAA